The Bacteroidales bacterium genome has a segment encoding these proteins:
- a CDS encoding SusC/RagA family TonB-linked outer membrane protein: MGQNLKKINISGQVLEETTGTPLVGVNIIVKGTQSGTITDTDGNFSLQINAGDVLVFSYVGYETLEQSFTKEGTYTIRLKETSRSLEEIVVIGYGSASKKEVTGSIASVKPEAFNKGTFNDAMGLLQGKVAGLSVIKPNGADPQAGYQILLRGTNTLTSGQGPLIIIDGVAGADLKNLDFEDVQSIDILKDGSAAAIYGTRGTNGVILITTKKAKTGKTSMEYTGQFSGQVAARMVKNLTADQFKYAIETYAPDKIGSIYGAKTNWYKEITRPVPFSHRQTLAISGGTEAFSHRTSFNIINNQGLLKKNDANKYLFKTNINQSLLDGRLDIDYNIIMGLRQYRPANYNIFYQAFIQNPTQPVYDPANTMYGGYSSLPGIEYYNPVAMLKEMKRIGKSNDNGQNIRASLKLIQGLTWSNFLAHEGSNWEETTYRTRYYPSRIGRNGEAEISDGSSNSIQYESTLNYNFSTGNHNFQTIAGYSYQKFENDNDYMINSGFDTDLYEVYNIGAGSALPEGKGEMGSYKESSKLISFFGRIMYNYRGKYLASVSLRREGSSKFGENHKWGSFPAISLGWRIHNEPFLQNVSWLDDLKLRVGYGITGNQDFENYQSLVLMGKAGKFFYNGNWINSYQPVSNPNKDLRWEKKQEFNAGADFALFKSRFGGSVDFYYRTSTDLLYRYSVSVPPYLYNQLFSNLGSIRNIGVEITLNGTPVKTNDFKWNTIFTFSTNSNKLTKFSNAEFTNKYIDVGWIGGAIPQNSQRIKEGMSLGTFWGPVWLGVDESGYDKFKNANPIGLVDPENYEAIGNAYPTCSLGWSNSMNYKNWDLSFSFRSNIGGNVLNLYRLYYENWQNIGTRNIVLSQLENPSFIGNATYSSKYVEDATFLKLDNVSIGYNLPFKIKYISAARFMLTAQDVFCITGYQGVDPEVNLLGLEPGIERLTYYPRTTTITFGINLTF, from the coding sequence TTTACAAAAGAAGGAACATATACGATACGACTTAAGGAAACTTCCAGAAGTCTGGAGGAAATCGTTGTAATTGGCTATGGGTCCGCTTCAAAAAAGGAGGTTACCGGTTCCATAGCCTCAGTGAAACCGGAAGCTTTTAATAAAGGGACGTTCAATGATGCAATGGGACTGCTTCAGGGGAAAGTGGCCGGATTATCAGTCATCAAACCCAACGGTGCCGACCCTCAGGCAGGTTACCAGATTCTTTTAAGAGGAACCAATACGCTGACTTCCGGGCAAGGACCTCTTATCATCATCGACGGTGTCGCCGGAGCTGATTTGAAAAATCTCGATTTTGAAGATGTTCAGTCCATTGATATTCTGAAAGATGGTTCAGCAGCTGCAATCTATGGAACACGGGGAACCAACGGAGTTATTCTCATTACAACCAAAAAGGCCAAAACCGGTAAAACCAGCATGGAATATACGGGCCAGTTTTCAGGTCAGGTTGCGGCAAGAATGGTCAAAAACCTCACGGCTGATCAGTTCAAATATGCCATTGAAACCTATGCACCTGATAAAATTGGAAGCATTTATGGTGCTAAAACCAACTGGTATAAAGAAATCACACGCCCCGTTCCTTTCAGCCACAGGCAAACACTGGCTATTTCGGGTGGAACGGAAGCCTTTTCGCACAGAACCTCATTCAATATTATCAACAACCAGGGGCTTTTGAAGAAAAACGACGCAAATAAGTATCTGTTCAAAACCAACATCAATCAATCATTGCTTGACGGCCGGCTCGATATTGATTACAACATCATTATGGGACTAAGACAATACAGACCAGCTAATTACAATATTTTCTATCAGGCCTTTATACAGAACCCTACGCAACCGGTTTATGACCCCGCCAACACCATGTATGGAGGCTATTCATCTCTCCCCGGTATCGAATATTATAATCCCGTTGCCATGCTGAAAGAAATGAAGCGCATCGGAAAATCAAATGACAACGGACAGAACATACGGGCCAGCCTTAAACTGATCCAGGGTCTTACCTGGTCCAATTTTCTTGCTCACGAAGGCTCCAACTGGGAAGAAACTACCTACAGAACGCGTTATTATCCAAGCCGGATCGGAAGAAACGGAGAAGCTGAAATCAGTGATGGCAGTTCCAACAGCATCCAGTACGAAAGCACCCTGAATTACAATTTCTCCACCGGCAATCACAATTTTCAGACGATTGCAGGTTACTCCTATCAGAAGTTTGAGAACGACAATGATTATATGATTAATTCGGGGTTCGATACCGATCTCTACGAAGTATACAATATAGGAGCCGGCTCAGCCCTCCCGGAAGGAAAAGGGGAAATGGGATCCTACAAAGAATCAAGCAAGCTGATATCCTTTTTTGGAAGAATAATGTACAACTACAGGGGTAAATATCTTGCTTCAGTTTCCCTTCGGAGAGAAGGCTCTTCAAAATTTGGAGAAAATCATAAGTGGGGTTCCTTTCCGGCAATCAGCCTCGGATGGAGAATACACAACGAACCTTTCCTTCAGAATGTATCCTGGCTGGATGACCTGAAACTCCGCGTAGGCTATGGAATTACAGGAAATCAGGATTTTGAAAACTACCAGTCGCTTGTACTGATGGGAAAGGCTGGTAAATTTTTCTATAACGGAAACTGGATCAATTCTTATCAACCGGTTTCCAATCCCAACAAAGATCTCCGCTGGGAGAAAAAACAGGAATTTAATGCAGGTGCTGACTTCGCTCTGTTCAAAAGCCGTTTCGGAGGTTCAGTAGATTTTTATTACCGAACCAGCACCGATCTTCTCTACCGCTATAGTGTATCCGTTCCACCCTATCTTTATAACCAGTTGTTCTCCAACCTGGGTTCCATACGAAATATTGGGGTTGAGATTACCCTCAACGGAACGCCAGTCAAAACGAATGATTTCAAATGGAACACCATTTTTACTTTTAGCACCAACAGCAACAAACTCACAAAGTTTTCCAATGCCGAGTTTACCAACAAATACATTGATGTAGGCTGGATAGGGGGTGCCATACCGCAAAATTCGCAACGAATCAAGGAAGGAATGAGCCTCGGTACATTCTGGGGGCCCGTTTGGCTTGGTGTTGATGAAAGCGGATACGATAAGTTCAAGAATGCTAATCCAATAGGTCTTGTCGATCCCGAGAACTATGAGGCCATAGGAAACGCCTACCCTACTTGCTCACTCGGATGGAGTAACTCGATGAATTACAAAAACTGGGATCTCAGCTTCTCGTTCCGGTCAAATATCGGTGGCAATGTGCTAAATCTCTACCGGCTTTATTACGAAAACTGGCAGAATATTGGCACACGCAATATTGTGCTTTCACAACTTGAAAACCCCTCGTTTATTGGAAATGCCACCTATTCATCCAAATATGTGGAAGATGCTACTTTCCTCAAACTTGACAATGTTTCCATTGGCTATAATCTGCCGTTCAAAATCAAGTACATTTCTGCTGCCCGTTTCATGCTCACCGCACAGGATGTGTTTTGCATAACAGGTTACCAGGGTGTCGATCCTGAGGTGAACCTGCTGGGTCTTGAACCAGGAATAGAAAGATTAACCTACTATCCGCGCACGACAACCATCACTTTCGGTATCAATCTGACATTCTAA
- a CDS encoding RagB/SusD family nutrient uptake outer membrane protein — MKTTLPLILTACLLAISTACTDLQEEIYSDIPIEKFFRTEEDVLMNAGRAYTKLQRFTEEFSLWTLIEISSDEMVAPARDDGFVWDNGRWDQLHTHRFNANNKILTLAWQSVFEGISACNEVLYETETTPINFEGKERVIAEIKILRALFYYWAMDNWGNIPFTVDFTDKKLPLQKDRNYVFNFLVNEITSNIDKLQAQPTAEYYGRVTQGMAYTLLAKLYLNASEWIGQAMWEEAVQACNKVIESGAYSIEDDFFANFKVHNESSVENIFVIPFHSVYTKDRFYWYTLTLNDASRATFDFVGQMWDEFVIEPPFVAKFGENDLRRKSFLSGQQYDKNGNKIFFIEGPAQDTVWFIYTPTIDNYMSRKRWEGARICKYEYQPKLEYYVNDMENDFAIFRYADVLYTKLEALYRLGRAGEMLSDPQLQKIRTRAGLAPFTASDLNDAELLDEFAREFAWEGRRRQDLIRFGKWGDPWWNKPASGPNAKLFPIPQTAINTNPNLVQNPL; from the coding sequence ATGAAAACTACTCTTCCTTTAATACTTACTGCATGCCTGTTGGCAATATCAACGGCATGTACCGACCTTCAGGAAGAAATTTATTCCGATATACCTATTGAAAAGTTTTTCCGGACCGAGGAAGATGTCCTTATGAATGCTGGCCGGGCCTATACAAAATTACAAAGGTTTACCGAGGAGTTCAGCCTGTGGACGTTGATTGAAATTTCCTCAGACGAGATGGTTGCTCCTGCCCGCGACGATGGGTTCGTATGGGACAATGGTCGCTGGGATCAATTGCATACCCACCGTTTTAATGCAAACAACAAAATCCTCACCCTTGCATGGCAATCGGTATTTGAGGGGATAAGTGCCTGCAATGAAGTTCTATATGAAACAGAAACCACCCCGATCAATTTTGAAGGAAAAGAACGTGTAATAGCCGAAATAAAAATTTTACGGGCATTATTTTACTACTGGGCAATGGATAACTGGGGTAACATTCCGTTCACTGTCGACTTTACTGATAAGAAACTGCCTCTGCAAAAAGACAGAAACTATGTTTTCAATTTCCTGGTGAATGAGATTACATCAAACATAGACAAACTTCAGGCACAACCAACTGCAGAATACTATGGAAGAGTAACTCAGGGTATGGCATATACCCTGCTGGCCAAATTGTATCTGAATGCAAGCGAATGGATAGGCCAGGCAATGTGGGAAGAGGCGGTTCAGGCCTGCAACAAGGTTATTGAATCGGGAGCTTATTCGATCGAAGATGACTTCTTCGCAAACTTTAAGGTACATAATGAATCTTCTGTTGAAAACATTTTTGTGATTCCTTTCCATTCGGTATATACCAAAGATCGCTTCTACTGGTATACTCTTACACTGAATGATGCAAGCAGGGCCACTTTCGATTTCGTTGGCCAGATGTGGGATGAATTTGTTATCGAACCCCCTTTCGTTGCCAAGTTCGGAGAAAACGATCTGAGGCGGAAATCCTTCCTGTCAGGCCAGCAGTACGACAAAAACGGAAACAAAATTTTCTTTATTGAAGGACCTGCCCAGGATACTGTTTGGTTTATTTATACACCGACTATTGACAATTACATGTCACGAAAACGATGGGAAGGGGCAAGAATCTGCAAATATGAATACCAGCCCAAGCTGGAGTATTATGTTAATGATATGGAGAATGATTTTGCCATATTCCGTTATGCAGACGTGTTATACACCAAACTTGAAGCTCTTTATCGGCTCGGGCGTGCCGGCGAAATGCTGTCTGATCCTCAGTTACAAAAAATTCGTACGCGGGCCGGTCTGGCACCTTTTACTGCCAGCGACCTGAATGATGCTGAATTGCTGGACGAATTCGCCCGTGAATTCGCATGGGAAGGAAGGCGCAGACAGGATCTGATACGTTTCGGAAAATGGGGAGACCCCTGGTGGAATAAACCTGCTTCAGGCCCAAATGCCAAACTATTCCCGATTCCACAAACCGCTATAAATACCAATCCTAACCTTGTTCAGAATCCTCTATGA
- a CDS encoding ADP-ribosylglycohydrolase family protein translates to MLCKFTKIFLLSAVVSVLGNSACQKNRNTGEPACIKIPTETLQDKIKGGWAGQTIGVVYGAQTEFKFQGTTIQDYQPIKWGKGFVKYWWDKKPGLFDDIYNDLTFAEIFEKYGLDVSADTIASHFASTEFHLAHANQMARYNLRNGMRTPLSGNWLNNPHADDIDFQIEADFIGLMTPGMPNKANEIANRVGHIMNSGDGFYGGVFVANLYALAFVSNDVNFIVNEALKSIPEGTQFHSCISDVIKWHKQHPDDWQWTWFELHKKWNKDVGCPKGVFLSFNIDAKINSAYVALALLYGQGSFSRTIDIATRCGQDSDCNPSTAGGILGVMLGYSNIPAFWLDPLREIEVLDFKDTHVSLAKAYELSLKHAIQLITLSGGKTDSNTVCIPVEKVEPVAFEQNFIHTYPKARERIDRSITDTFSFSFEGNGYILYGNLIKCKGISKEYFTRIANKFGTEVFALAEPNDPYVAELEIWMDGELDQHVRMPMMNTSRRLEPAWKYLLEERMHHVMIKWINPNPDYLIHINDLIIYSQNPPMNNLPLE, encoded by the coding sequence ATGCTCTGCAAATTCACTAAAATTTTCCTTCTTTCTGCAGTGGTTTCTGTGTTGGGAAACAGTGCATGCCAGAAGAACAGGAACACAGGTGAACCGGCATGCATCAAGATCCCCACAGAAACCCTGCAGGATAAAATCAAAGGCGGATGGGCCGGCCAGACAATTGGTGTTGTTTATGGAGCCCAGACTGAATTTAAATTTCAGGGCACTACCATCCAGGATTATCAGCCAATCAAATGGGGAAAGGGCTTTGTCAAATACTGGTGGGACAAAAAACCCGGTCTCTTTGATGATATTTACAATGACTTAACCTTTGCTGAAATATTTGAAAAATATGGTCTGGATGTTTCTGCTGATACCATAGCTTCGCACTTTGCCTCAACAGAGTTTCATCTGGCTCATGCCAATCAGATGGCCCGTTACAACCTCCGTAACGGCATGCGTACGCCGTTATCAGGAAACTGGCTCAACAATCCTCATGCCGATGATATTGATTTTCAGATTGAAGCCGATTTCATAGGGTTGATGACGCCTGGTATGCCAAACAAAGCTAATGAAATAGCCAACAGGGTGGGTCATATTATGAACAGCGGAGATGGCTTCTACGGAGGTGTTTTTGTTGCCAATCTCTATGCACTTGCATTCGTTTCAAATGATGTAAATTTCATTGTGAACGAGGCTCTGAAAAGTATCCCAGAAGGCACCCAGTTCCATTCCTGTATATCTGATGTAATAAAATGGCATAAGCAGCACCCTGATGACTGGCAATGGACGTGGTTTGAACTCCATAAAAAATGGAACAAAGACGTTGGTTGCCCAAAGGGAGTTTTTCTTTCCTTCAACATTGACGCAAAAATCAATTCCGCTTATGTGGCACTTGCTCTTCTTTACGGCCAGGGTTCCTTTTCACGCACTATTGATATTGCTACCCGCTGCGGTCAGGATTCTGACTGCAATCCTTCTACTGCCGGTGGCATCCTGGGAGTAATGCTGGGATATTCTAACATCCCCGCTTTCTGGCTTGATCCACTTCGCGAAATTGAAGTACTTGATTTTAAAGACACCCATGTTTCTCTGGCCAAAGCTTATGAACTCAGCTTAAAACATGCCATTCAGCTCATCACTCTTTCTGGAGGAAAAACCGACTCAAATACAGTATGTATTCCGGTTGAAAAGGTGGAACCAGTTGCATTTGAACAGAACTTTATCCATACATATCCCAAGGCCAGAGAACGCATCGACCGTTCCATAACCGATACCTTTTCCTTCTCCTTTGAAGGGAATGGATACATTTTGTACGGGAATCTGATAAAATGCAAAGGAATTTCAAAAGAATACTTTACAAGAATAGCCAATAAGTTCGGTACCGAAGTATTTGCTCTGGCTGAACCAAACGACCCCTATGTGGCTGAGCTGGAAATATGGATGGACGGCGAGCTTGACCAACATGTTCGGATGCCCATGATGAACACCTCCCGGCGTCTGGAGCCTGCCTGGAAATACCTTCTTGAAGAACGAATGCACCACGTAATGATTAAATGGATTAACCCGAATCCTGATTATCTGATTCATATTAATGATTTGATCATTTATAGCCAAAACCCGCCTATGAACAACTTGCCTTTGGAGTAA
- a CDS encoding ADP-ribosylglycohydrolase family protein yields the protein MKRSTYILLLCWFCSFSTAFSQGRMQKQSISLNELRDKIAGAWIGQLIGNMYGLPHENKYIAEPGPENWPYGYTKSLNKLITYNGAFSDDDTDIEYMYLCTMEKTGPEPSYEDLKNAWMYHVRDRVWLANRAALGLMHYGYTPPFTGSKEYNPHWYQIDPQLINEIWGYTAPGMIKYAAQKSDWAARITSDDWATEPTVLYGAMYAAAFFEKDIHTLITIGLRELPPEGRYANTVKTILNLFEKYPDDWKKARQQMAEEYYVNEPAETKSIWNANLNGACGILALLYGKGDFQKTLDLACAMGFDADNQAATLGGLLGVIHGFKKLPPDLYRPLKEWKEPFNDRYVNITRYDLPDAKISNIIDRIVDQTLLLVQKKGGKITVANGNKMIVINREAEFNPPVEFCIGPSPLIEVGKPVDYNFYTLTNQHYRWILLKGNLPEGLTFLNGKLMGTPSRPGRFFITLQLDNGKEKAVKEFELWVRNKNIAPIADTVFANVRVINQAVLDSTWCTCGKQAYTAHIDAIRDGVLYGKGSTFISLAAKTKIPKVDYYGYGWKDEHTIDLISLHAGCLEEFGGWFTSLNVQYQNAEGKWVPVEELQIIPPLPENTDVFHQAPNVEYLLAFRPVRTRAVRIIGDAAIQNHWHKYTNTVSSFTSITELSVYESSQKP from the coding sequence ATGAAACGAAGCACATACATATTGCTTTTATGCTGGTTTTGCAGCTTTTCGACAGCCTTTTCGCAGGGAAGGATGCAGAAACAGAGCATTTCGCTTAATGAACTTCGCGATAAGATCGCCGGGGCATGGATAGGGCAATTAATAGGAAATATGTACGGATTGCCTCACGAAAACAAATATATTGCTGAACCTGGTCCTGAAAACTGGCCTTACGGATACACAAAAAGCCTGAACAAGCTCATCACTTACAATGGGGCTTTTTCGGATGATGATACCGATATTGAGTATATGTATCTCTGTACAATGGAAAAGACCGGCCCTGAACCCAGCTATGAAGATTTAAAAAATGCATGGATGTACCATGTACGTGACAGGGTTTGGCTTGCCAACAGGGCAGCTTTGGGACTTATGCACTATGGTTATACTCCTCCTTTTACCGGAAGCAAAGAATATAATCCCCACTGGTATCAGATTGACCCGCAACTTATCAATGAAATCTGGGGATATACCGCACCGGGAATGATAAAATATGCCGCACAGAAATCTGACTGGGCTGCAAGAATTACCAGTGATGACTGGGCCACAGAACCAACGGTGCTCTATGGGGCAATGTACGCTGCTGCTTTCTTCGAAAAGGACATCCATACTCTCATCACTATCGGATTGAGGGAGTTGCCTCCGGAAGGCCGATATGCCAATACAGTTAAAACCATACTGAACCTTTTTGAAAAGTATCCGGATGACTGGAAAAAGGCACGTCAGCAAATGGCTGAAGAATATTATGTTAATGAACCTGCTGAGACAAAATCTATCTGGAACGCCAACCTGAACGGAGCATGCGGAATCCTGGCCCTTCTTTATGGGAAAGGCGATTTCCAGAAGACACTTGACCTGGCATGTGCTATGGGATTTGATGCTGACAACCAGGCCGCAACCCTTGGCGGACTCCTCGGTGTAATCCACGGATTCAAAAAACTGCCTCCTGACCTTTACCGCCCCCTGAAAGAATGGAAAGAACCTTTCAACGACCGGTATGTCAACATTACACGGTATGATCTGCCGGATGCAAAAATCAGCAATATCATCGACCGCATTGTGGATCAGACTCTTTTGCTGGTTCAGAAAAAGGGAGGAAAGATCACCGTTGCCAACGGAAACAAAATGATAGTAATAAACCGCGAGGCCGAGTTCAATCCTCCGGTTGAATTCTGCATAGGCCCAAGTCCGCTGATAGAAGTGGGAAAACCTGTTGACTATAATTTCTATACTTTAACAAATCAGCATTATCGTTGGATTCTTCTCAAAGGAAACCTGCCGGAAGGGCTAACCTTCCTGAATGGTAAACTGATGGGAACCCCTTCCCGGCCGGGAAGATTTTTTATTACCTTACAACTTGACAACGGAAAAGAAAAAGCTGTAAAAGAATTTGAATTATGGGTGCGAAATAAGAACATAGCCCCCATTGCCGATACAGTCTTTGCCAATGTACGGGTCATTAACCAAGCTGTGCTTGACTCAACCTGGTGTACCTGCGGCAAACAAGCCTATACTGCCCACATAGACGCAATACGCGATGGTGTTCTGTACGGCAAGGGCTCAACGTTTATCAGCCTGGCAGCGAAAACAAAAATTCCCAAAGTTGATTATTACGGTTACGGATGGAAAGATGAACATACCATTGATCTTATCTCCTTGCATGCAGGATGCCTTGAGGAATTCGGAGGATGGTTTACTTCGCTGAATGTCCAGTATCAAAATGCTGAAGGCAAATGGGTCCCGGTAGAAGAACTTCAGATTATTCCCCCTCTGCCAGAAAATACGGATGTCTTCCATCAGGCTCCGAATGTTGAATATTTGCTTGCATTCCGCCCTGTCCGGACCAGGGCTGTTCGTATCATAGGCGATGCGGCAATCCAGAATCACTGGCATAAATACACCAACACAGTTTCTTCTTTTACTTCCATTACGGAACTTAGTGTTTATGAATCCTCCCAAAAACCCTGA